The proteins below come from a single Elgaria multicarinata webbii isolate HBS135686 ecotype San Diego chromosome 11, rElgMul1.1.pri, whole genome shotgun sequence genomic window:
- the LOC134406946 gene encoding LOW QUALITY PROTEIN: thyroid receptor-interacting protein 6-like (The sequence of the model RefSeq protein was modified relative to this genomic sequence to represent the inferred CDS: deleted 1 base in 1 codon) — MSGPTWLPPKQVTVPGQPGITVSAPALCKPQKSFASVPAAPKPAYGAQEANGTMSATGPSPRYQPPIPGPPSLPQDSTAEHHFSCANERRGSAGSWGSVSPPGYPLQPGVSLDQAPHRPSSIDVQIDSLTSMLADMEDARNRRGERQNVDSTPYPPGLPQPGVAKSTASYKPGLSGSFSPAKPAAFSTDTYTKSGPYGGPPSPAASYPPASGLPSQYGAPVSSDPYAAGYHRAAAAPRPYPQPTPASYATASSSAGPPFNVQVKVAQPVLGYNQPRRRAEQAYGPPSPRLGYGAKPPPQYASEPGVRGRPHDTEPWYPEPPSYGRRLVEGEFYAGPGGHAKLGAPVGQYQPGLIKPGKEELAVASQMPASTGGLRYQHQAPPSRPEEELDRLTKKLVYDMNNPPSGEYFGRCARCGENVVGDGTGCVAMDQVFHVECFTCATCRCRLRGQPFYAIDRRSYCESCYIVTLEKCSMCSKPIMDRILRAMGKAYHPQCFTCVVCHRCLDGVPFTVDATSQIHCIEDFHRKFAPRCSVCGNAIMPEPGQEETVRIVALDRSFHIGCYKCEECGLLLSSEGEGRGCYPLDGHILCKSCSARRIQELSSKITTDC, encoded by the exons ATGTCTGGCCCCACCTGGCTTCCCCCGAAGCAGGTGACTGTCCCAGGCCAGCCTGGCATCACGGTTTCTGCCCCAGCGCTCTGCAAGCCCCAGAAGAGTTTTGCCTCAGTCCCTGCTGCCCCCAAACCCGCCTACGGAGCTCAGGAGGCCAATGGAACCATGAGCGCCACGGGGCCGTCTCCTCGCTACCAGCCCCCGATCCCAG ggcctccttcccttccccaggaTTCCACGGCTGAGCATCATTTCTCCTGTGCAAACGAGCGCCGCGGATCAGCGGGCTCCTGGGGCAGCGTTTCTCCGCCCGGCTATCCCCTGCAG CCGGGGGTCTCCCTGGACCAGGCCCCGCACCGTCCATCCAGTATCGACGTCCAGATCGACTCGCTCACCAGCATGCTGGCTGACATGGAGGACGCCAGGAACCGCCGGGGCGAGAGGCAG AACGTGGACTCCACGCCGTATCCTCCCGGCCTGCCACAGCCTGGGGTGGCCAAATCGACAGCGTCCTACAAACCGGGCCTTTCCGGAAGCTTCTCTCCCGCCAAGCCTGCCGCCTTCTCCACCGACACCTACACCAAGAGCGGGCCCTACGGGGGCCCACCGTCGCCGGCAGCGTCTTACCCGCCTGCCTCGGGGCTGCCTTCTCAATACGGGGCTCCTGTTTCGAGCGATCCCTACGCCGCGGGCTACCACCGGGCGGCCGCAGCTCCCAGACCGTACCCCCAGCCCACGCCGGCCTCTTACGCCACGGCGTCTTCCTCCGCCGGCCCCCCATTCAACGTCCAGGTGAAGGTGGCCCAGCCGGTGCTGGGCTACAACCAGCCGCGGCGCAGGGCTGAACAGGCCTATGGGCCGCCGTCCCCCCGTCTGGGCTATGGAGCCAAGCCTCCCCCGCAGTACGCCTCGGAGCCGGGGGTCAGAGGCCGGCCCCATGACACTGAGCCGTGGTATCCGGAGCCCCCCTCGTACGGCCGGCGGCTGGTCGAGGGGGAGTTCTACGCTGGGCCCGGAGGACACGCCAAGCTGGGGGCGCCGGTGGGGCAGTACCAGCCTGGGCTGATCAAGCCAGGGAAGGAGGAGTTGGCCGTCGCCTCGCAGATGCCGGCCAGCACCGGAGGGCTGAGGTACCAACACCAG GCTCCGCCGAGCCGCCCCGAAGAGGAGCTGGACCGGCTCACGAAGAAACTGGTGTACGACATGAACAACCCGCCTTCTGGCGAATATTTCG GCCGCTGCGCCCGGTGC GGGGAGAACGTGGTTGGCGACGGCACGGGCTGTGTCGCCATGGACCAGGTCTTCCACGTCGAGTGCTTCACCTGCGCCACGTGCCGCTGTCGTCTCCGTGGGCAGCCATTCTACGCCATCGACCGGCGTTCCTACTGTGAATCCTGCTACATC GTGACTTTGGAGAAATGTTCTATGTGCTCCAAGCCCATCATGGACCGGATCCTGCGCGCCATGGGCAAAGCTTACCACCCCCAGTGCTTCACTTGTGTCGTCTGCCACCGATGCCTGGATGGGGTCCCTTTCACCGTGGACGCCACGAGCCAGATCCACTGCATTGAAGATTTCCACCG GAAGTTTGCCCCACGCTGTTCGGTGTGTGGAAACGCCATCATGCCGGAACCCGGGCAGGAGGAGACGGTGCGGATCGTCGCTCTAGACCGCAGTTTTCATATCGGCTGCTACAAATGCGAG gagtgtGGGCTGCTCCTCTCCTCCGAGGGAGAAGGCCGGGGCTGCTACCCGCTGGACGGCCATATCCTCTGCAAGAGCTGCAGCGCGCGGCGGATCCAGGAGCTCTCCTCCAAGATCACCACGGACTGCTGA